Within Lolium rigidum isolate FL_2022 chromosome 5, APGP_CSIRO_Lrig_0.1, whole genome shotgun sequence, the genomic segment aaagaatggaccggggtccacagttcactagtggtgtctctccaataagataaatagcatgttgggtgaacaaattacagttgggcaattgataaatagagagggcataacaatgcacatacatatcatgatgactactatgagatttacttagggcattacgacaaagtacatagaccgctatccagcatgcatctatccctaaaaagttcaccttcgggttagcatccgcaccccttccagtattaagttgcaaacaacagacaattgcattaagtatggtgcgtaatgtaatcaacacaaatatccttagacaaagcatcgatgttctatccttagtggcaacatcacatccacaaccttagaactttctgtcactgtcccagattcaatggaggtatgaaccactatcgagcataaatactccctcttggagtcacaagtatcaacttggccagagtctctactagcaacggagagcatgcaagatcataaacaacacatatatgataggttgataatcaacttgacatagtattccatattcatcggatcccaacaaacacaacatgtagcatttcaaatagatgatcttgatcatgataggcagctcacaagatctaacatgatagcacaatgaggagaagacaaccatctagatactgctatggacccatagtccaaggatgaactactcacacatcagtccggaggcgatcatggtgatgtagagtcctccgggtgatgattcccctctccgacagggtgccggaggcgatctcctaaatcccccgagatgggattggcggcggcggcgtctctggaacttttttcgtatcgtggctctcggtaatagggttttcgcgacggagagtttaagtaggcggaagggcagagttggaggcggcgcaggggccccacaccataggccggcgcgggcccatgctggccgcgccgccctatggttagggcgcctcgtggccccatttcgtatgctcttcggtcttcaggaagctccgtggaaaaataagaccttgggcgttgatttcgtccaattccgagaatattttcattgtaggatttctgaaaccaaaaacagcagaaaacaggcactgacgcttcggcatcttgtcaataggttagtgccggaaaatacataataatgacataaagtgtgtataaaacatgtgagtactgtcataaaagtagcatgaaacataagaaattatagatacgtttgagacgtatcaccaatcaTCGCAGAATGGAGAAGATGAGAAAATTTGAATTACCTCGTCCACTCGCAGCTCGAGCTATCCGTCGCTTCGGGGTGTCTTGGGGGTCAAGGAGACATTGCTCGCTCATCGCTGACTTCCTAGTTCCTAGATGAATCACCCTGCTGCCTAGTAGATGGATTGATCGGAACAGGTGAGGACCGAGGAGGCGAACATGTACGCAAATCTCCGCTAGGCGCGTACTCCTGTTCATAAATAAGTGTACACGTGGGGTTTTCAAGATAATTAGGAAGTAGAGTGAAAAATATATCGAGAACATGCATCTtccctctttaattctttcatcTCCAATTAGCTAAGTGCATgtaaaaaacaagaaaaacatatgcttaatattattgggtttatTTCTGTACGATGAGTAAGAAGCAATTAAAATACATTGGGAAGATatgagtacactcttttgtgaatAAAGTCTTcacctagatgtccacttatttgtggacagaGAGAGTAGCTCGGTAAGGTGAGGACGGTTCGACGGTAGAGGTTGCATGCTAGAGTGCTAGACTGCTAGGTTTGGGCCTCGCTCGCTCACGttcagactagtcacaatgggaagtatcatacactagtatcatgcacatgatactagtttatgatactacatctacaatgcatagtattataagatagtatcatagtatcatcatatttaatattttgtaaaatctcaatgcaaatttttgtacatgatgtgtttgcaattaagttttctagttttacgtgttatgatacggtatcatatattcatattaccactctcatctctcacctcattaattgatgccacatcagatttttgccaacatgacaTGCATGCGCGCCCTGTCGTCTAGCTATCGTTCGGCGATCAAGCGGGAAGGCCAAGGTAAGTCTCCTTGTTTTtctactctttttttttctttctatacAAGTAAGTCAAGTATACATGCCTATATATAGGAATTTGGGGCTCCTAAAATCCTGGAGCTCTGTGTAGCTTGCACACACTGCACATGTGGCGGCCCACGCCTGCAAATATAACACATAATTGTAATAATACCTAACAAAGACACAACCAAGCATTCTGTTTTGGCAAACGCTACAAATAACATTATCCTCTAGCAATTTGGCCTAAAACAAAAGCGAGCATAGGCAGCATACCCTGGTCGTGGACGTTAGATTCATCCGGCCGACAAAGATCACGGGATCCGAAGAGCAGTCGCGCGCGCAGCACAATTTCCTGTAGTACGTCTCCACTATTCCTTGATCCCTTCACAGTCACACCACCCTCCGGAAACCGCGAGGTTCCACAACGCAGTTTTTCTACATAGTTACATGATTTCTTTTTCATCTTTTCCCCATGTTGTTTGCTGTCATATTTGGGTGTTCTTGTTTGGGGTGAACGGCGGATGAGCTGGATAGTCTCATGTggttaacttttttttttggttcttttGGATCCTGACATTTTTTGGATCCTGACATTGTTATGAACGGTGAAGAAATTGACTCATTGCTTTGATATGACTCAGATCCAAATGTACGCGCCATGTACAATTTTTTTGTTCAGATCCTGATGTTGATATGATTGCTTTGAAAATGACTAAAAATTCCTGTGAATTCCCTACTCGTGGATACATGCGACCAtgaatttttcttttttatttgtaTGATCTCCCTTTCGCTTTTTCAATGAATTTTCCTTCTTCCAAATGTTAATTTCGGATCTGAATCTACCTTTTCTTTTTCCCAACCATCATTTTTCCTCTACCATGGATGTTgcaaaaatttggaaaaaaattaGACTAATCAAGATAGTACATAAATAATAGGCAAATCTCCTTCCATTTTTTAACATCAAGGAGCTGCTCTCATCCAATGATTCTGTACACGTTCTATAAAATGTACAAAGGGGTTTGTTATGTAAAAGGAAAGGGGctgacgacgtgggcttagcccagtggttggggtcgcagtggcgcaccccaacgaccggagttcgattcctgtcagggacgaatttcggaattgtcacgccaagtcccgcttctactatatcaaaaagtgtctagttcctcctagacacattTTCATTTTTTGTAAAAGGAAAGGGGCTTGCTGACAGTAGAATAATATAACTCAGGGTGTTCTCCACAAAATGCAAACAGAGGTTGCAAGAATCTCAACGCATGATTGGACGTCCGGGATAAGCCCGGGACGCCCACATATATCGTTGCATTTCCGGAGGTTCCAAGTCAACAATCGACACGCCGCTCTGTCCCGACCACCCTCCACCGTCATGCTGCCACTGGCGTCCACCccactccaccacctcctcctactcctcctcgccgccgtcgcctgcACGCGACCGCCCGGCGCCGCGTCCAAGTCTACGGTCGAGCCCTGCACCTCCTCCACGGCCTGCCCCGCGCTGCTCTCCTACACCCTCTACGCCGACCTCAAGCTCGCCGAGCTGGCCGCGCTCTTCGCCGCCGACCCGCTCGCCATCCTCGCCGCCAACGCCATGGACTTCGCCGCCCCCGACGCCACCAACCGCATCCTCCCGGCCGGCATCACCCTACGCGTGCCCGTCCCCTGCGCCTGCTCCAACGGCATCCGCAAGGCCACCTCCGTCCGCTACGTCTCCCCCCAGGGGGACACGCTCGCCTCCGTCGCCTCGCAGGTCTACGGCGGGCTCACCGCGCCGGACTGGATCCGGGAATCCAGTGACATCCTCGAGGCCGGCGCCGACGACGCGCTGGACGCCGGAGCCACGCTGTCCGTGCCGCTGCACTGCGCGTGCTTCGGCGGGGCGGACAACGGGGTGCCCGCCGTGTACCTGACGTACGTGGTGGCGAAGGGGGACACCGTGCCCGCCATCGCGGCGAGGTACCGGACCACGGCCACCGACGTGATGAGCGTCAACGACTTGGCCACCCCCGACGTCGCCGCCGGGGACATCGTCGTCCTCCCGCTGCCAGGTGAGCCGCGCGCTTGTCGATCAGTTGTGCTTGTGTCGCCTCTTCATGGATCTCGTGAGGCGCACCGTACGTGCGTGCTCGTGCGTAGCTGCGTGGTTTCGTCAGACCGATGAATGCCGATAAATTCGGTCGGTGACCATTTATCATTTACTCACGCGCGCGCTCTAGTTAGACATTGATGCGCACACCTTTGATTGAAAATTTGAAACGCCGTCCATTTTGAGTAGTGGACTAGTGGCAGCATAGCAGCTACTCTCGGATTAGTTGCTGAACGAGGATTTGCTCCCGGGGCCGAGGCTATGCATGCTCGATTTGCAGCTCCAGGGCACATGGTGCCCGCTATTTGAAATTTTTGATATCGGTAGTCTGAACTTTCAAATAGGAGTATTTTTTGTGAATACATATATATGGCCTGCGTAATTGTGAAAAGTTTTGGTAAAAAGTccgttgtattttgagctaccaaAAAAATGTGGCTGTATATAGACctataaaacttttttttttgccaaaaaattGTCACTTAGCTTCCTGCAACAGTCGTTAGAAAATATATAAACTGTTTacgaattttttaaaaaaaattacggGCACTAGTGTGCTGCTGAGGGTTTCCGCTAGTTACTCGTCTGACCTAGTGTTGTACTGTGATCTAAATTCGTAAGAAGGTTTACTTTTAATAACAAGCGAAGCGACACCCATCGCCGAAAAGCTTGGGCCAAAAATAATTCATATTTATTTTTCACGGCTGCTTTTGATTCGTGATGGCGAATGAAAATACTGGAAAGCGAAAACATGTAGCACTACACATTTTGACTATTAAGAATATGTACATGCCAAACCTTGTTAATATCGTGCACAAAGTGTGAGTTTGGTCCTCCGTTTTCTTGCCGGTTTGTCCTCTGTTATAGCATCTCTAACCGTTCCCAAAAAACTTAAGAGGACCAAAACCTCCTTATTTCTTAACTTCCGATATTTCCTCATTTAAAATTTAGCCATTCATACCGATCCCAAAAAACTTAGAGGAGCAaaattttgtttgctgcaaatcAATTCATTTGAACCAAACATTCAATATTACAAACCGAATTAATAGATGTAATAAACCAAATTATTAAATGTTATAAACCAAATT encodes:
- the LOC124656965 gene encoding lysM domain-containing GPI-anchored protein LYP4-like, whose amino-acid sequence is MLPLASTPLHHLLLLLLAAVACTRPPGAASKSTVEPCTSSTACPALLSYTLYADLKLAELAALFAADPLAILAANAMDFAAPDATNRILPAGITLRVPVPCACSNGIRKATSVRYVSPQGDTLASVASQVYGGLTAPDWIRESSDILEAGADDALDAGATLSVPLHCACFGGADNGVPAVYLTYVVAKGDTVPAIAARYRTTATDVMSVNDLATPDVAAGDIVVLPLPACSSSFPTFTSDYGLAVANGTYAVTANRCVQCSCGPANLDLFCVPAPLADSTCSSMQCSNSSMMLGNFTLVMTGAGCSVTSCDYGGYANGTIITTLTTTLKPLCPGQHQFPPLIPPPTSSFFQTYLGPSPAPMTLRGGNNPTGSPDAVSGVPRRGRHFSGAAVILLALCLVATMRW